The DNA sequence GGCCTGCTTGTCCGTGCTGCGCTCGCGATCGATGTAGTTGAGGCCCGGTGCGGGATCGATCTTGATGGAGGCGATGCCAGCCCCGTCCTGCCCGCGATTGTGCTGCTTCTCCATCAGGAGATACAGCTTGTTGAGGCCGTAAAGGGCGGTGCCGTGCCGTTGCTGGTAGTGGTCCAACGGCTTGCGCAGGCGGATGAGCGCTATGCCGCATTCATGCTTGATCGCGTCGCTCATGCTCCGGCGCGGAGGACCCTCGGCCCCGCCGCGCGGCAAAGGTAGGCAGTGCCACCTTGGGGCACCGAGCAACCCCGGGCGCCCCGCGTAGGTCATCAAGGCGTATTTTGGTGTCCCTCCACCTCCCTGCCCGGTGCGCATCCCAGCGTTCATCATCCTTTTGGCCACACCCCTGGCGCTGCTGGGTCATGCCCCGGCGGTGACCTTCACGGAGAACCGTGGGCAGTGGCCCGGCCAGGTGCTGTACCGCGCCATGCTGCCTGGTGGCGCCCTCTTCGTGGAGGCCGGCGCGTTCACCTATGTGCAGTACAGCGGGCTGGACCTGCACCGCCATGCCCGGCCCGATGACGGCGGCCCGCAACCCGTGCCGCGTGGGCATGCCTACCGCGTGCATTTCCTGGGTGGACAGGCAAGCGGCCACGAGGGCAAAGCCACCTTGCCGCATTATGAGAACCACTTCATCGGGAACGATCCCGACCATTGGGGTGGTGGTTGTGCGGTACATGGCGAGGTGTGGCTGCGCGAGGTCTGGCCGGGGATCGACATCCGGCTGGATGGCAGGCACGGCTTGAAGTACGATGTGCTGGTGGCCCCCGGTGCCGACCCCGCCTTGGCGCGCTTCCGCTACGAAGGGCACGACGGACTGGCCGTGAAGGACCGCGAGCTGCACATCGCCCTCAGCACAGGCCTGGTGGTGGAAGAGGCGCCGGTGGTCTTCCATGCCGTGGGTGGCGACCGCAACCCCGTGCGCGCCGAGTACGCCTTGCGCGGCGACCTGCTCTCCTTTCGACTGCCCGATGGCCACGATGTGACACTGCCCTTGACCATCGATCCGGTGCTCACCTTCAGCAGCTTCAGTGGCAGCACGGCGGACAACTTCGGATTCACAGCGACTTACGACGATGATGGCCACCTCTATGGCGGGGGCATCGTCTTCGGCGCCGGCTACCCCAGCACGGTGGGGGCCTTCGACCCCACCTTCAACGGCGGGAGCATCGATGTGGGCATCAGCAAGTGGACCCCCACGGGCAATGCGCTGGTATGGAGCACCTACATCGGGGGCAATGGTAACGAGGCGCCCCACAGCCTGGTGGTGAATGAACAGAACGAACTGTATGTGATGGGCAGCACGGGTTCGGCGAACTTCCCCACCACACCGGGCTGCTTCGACAACACCTTCGGCGGCGGCCCCATGCTGCTGATCCCCGGCGGCGGCTACGGCTTCGATTTCCCGCAGGGTTCGGATGTCTTCCTCACCCACCTCAATGCGGCGGGTACGGCCCTGATAGGTTCAACCTACATCGGCGGCAGCGGAAACGACGGGGTGAACACCTCCCCGCTGTACTACAACTACGGCGACCCCTTTCGTGGCGAGGTGGCCTTGGACCCCGACGGCAACCCCTTGGTGGCCACCTGCACGGCCAGCCAGAACATGCCCACCAGCCCCGGAGCACCACAGGATAGTTACGCGGGCGGCCCGCTGGACGCCTACTTCTGCCGCTTCGACCCCACGCTGAGCACGCTGCTCTGGGGCACCTACTACGGTGGTGTGGGTTCTGATGGGGGCTTCGGCATCCAGGTGAACAGCCAGGGCCATGTGTATGTCACCGGCGGCACCAACAGCAACAACCTGCCCATGATGGGCAACCCGCTGCACCCGGCGCAGCTCGGCGGTATCGACGGCTATGTGGCGCGTTTCAGCCCCGCGGGCAACACCTTGTTGGCCTCGACCTATCTGGGCACCGCGGCCTATGACCAGAGCTACTTCGTGCAGTTGGACCCGGCGGACAACGTGTATGTGGTGGGCCAGACGCGTGGCAACTATCCGGTGACACCCGGCAAGTACGCCAATCCGGGCAGCAGCCAGTTCATCCACAAGATCAGCAGCGACCTGGGCACTTCCATCTGGAGCACGCGCATCGGCAATGGCAGCGGGGTGGAAGACATCGCCCCATCGGCATTCCTCGTGGCCAACTGCGGGCAGATCTACTTCAGTGGCTGGGGCGGCCAGACCAACAACATCGGCACGCCCACCAACAGCAACACCAACAACCTGCCCATCACGCCCGGCGCCTACCAGACCACCACCGACGGCAGTGACTTCTACCTGATGGTGCTGGAGCCCGATGCCGAAGGCCTCAACTACGCCACCTATTTCGGTGGGTCCGCCTCGGAGCATGTGGACGGTGGCACCAG is a window from the Flavobacteriales bacterium genome containing:
- a CDS encoding gliding motility-associated C-terminal domain-containing protein, producing MRIPAFIILLATPLALLGHAPAVTFTENRGQWPGQVLYRAMLPGGALFVEAGAFTYVQYSGLDLHRHARPDDGGPQPVPRGHAYRVHFLGGQASGHEGKATLPHYENHFIGNDPDHWGGGCAVHGEVWLREVWPGIDIRLDGRHGLKYDVLVAPGADPALARFRYEGHDGLAVKDRELHIALSTGLVVEEAPVVFHAVGGDRNPVRAEYALRGDLLSFRLPDGHDVTLPLTIDPVLTFSSFSGSTADNFGFTATYDDDGHLYGGGIVFGAGYPSTVGAFDPTFNGGSIDVGISKWTPTGNALVWSTYIGGNGNEAPHSLVVNEQNELYVMGSTGSANFPTTPGCFDNTFGGGPMLLIPGGGYGFDFPQGSDVFLTHLNAAGTALIGSTYIGGSGNDGVNTSPLYYNYGDPFRGEVALDPDGNPLVATCTASQNMPTSPGAPQDSYAGGPLDAYFCRFDPTLSTLLWGTYYGGVGSDGGFGIQVNSQGHVYVTGGTNSNNLPMMGNPLHPAQLGGIDGYVARFSPAGNTLLASTYLGTAAYDQSYFVQLDPADNVYVVGQTRGNYPVTPGKYANPGSSQFIHKISSDLGTSIWSTRIGNGSGVEDIAPSAFLVANCGQIYFSGWGGQTNNIGTPTNSNTNNLPITPGAYQTTTDGSDFYLMVLEPDAEGLNYATYFGGSASEHVDGGTSRFDKNGKVYQAVCAACGAGSFPTTPGAWSTNAGHPNCNLGVFKFDLFIPQADIDIAGDNQICFPATVQFVNNSTGGNTYLWDFGDGNTSTEFAPAHTYTQEGVFIVTMTMTDQYGCSQPATSSIEITSLPPPVAGIEPVLPICPGGSLQLFGVDAEAWQWSPPEIFENAFVQNPIATLDSAMTIQLVVTGVCGTDTAWVEVEFIPATGSSQPDVDMCLGAGVTLTTMGAGTFVWSPVIGLSDPFSPAPVANPTDTTTYVVTITTPEGCVVIDSVTVNVVVMEPMPTLQDTAICLGSSVQLFGPDGNQWLWQPAPGISTLDVQNPVVSPTEPTLYVVTAYNICGFMLDSAFVDVITVNAMAWPDTIICPGSPVPLFATGGVSYNWSPPEGLDNASIANPVATVFQQTTFTVTATDALGCEGSASLTIGMLPDPPVWATGDAVIELGDQVWIEAFGDGTFEWTPPIWLDCPTCPGTIATPQQTTTYTVTITAGNGCTNTATITIILNGTLFVPNTFTPNGDGDNDFFFALGSEIKTFRLLIFDRWGIEFFRTESLDGRWDGTYRGREAPIDTYVWRIDLEELSGERRTVFGHVNLIR